A single Pseudoalteromonas phenolica DNA region contains:
- a CDS encoding heme lyase CcmF/NrfE family subunit produces the protein MIPEIGYFSLVLAMGLSLLLCIFPLWGAYTGNLRLMRAAPSLAVGQCLFVLFSFAILIYVTLTDDFTVAYVAHHSSTTLPWYYKVTSTWGGHEGAILLWLVMQSSWTALVALMSNSLPWVLRARVLGVLGFLGVGFMLYTLWMSSPFERLLPYYPVEGRDLNPLLQDPGMIIHPPLLYMGYVGLSVSFAFAIAALLTGKLDNTWAKWSRPWTMVAWGFLTLGITIGSWWAYAELGWGGWWFWDPVENASLMPWLVATALLHSLAVTEKRGVFKSWTVLLAITAFSLCLLGTFIVRSGIIVSVHAFATDPDRGLYILSFLGVVVGGSLALYAMRVSEVYSEGRYRFASREVTLWANNIFLVVATLIVLLGTLLPMIHKELGLGTISIGVPFFNQMFSILVVPFALLLGIAPMMRWKQNQLPPMVKKWGGMLVLALALTALWLLPNYEYVAPMTFIATALAVWITLGTLLDVFEKASAQDSFAHGLKRLGLSYWAMVLGHIGIAFVIASVTLTSAYSVERSVSMKPGDVAQLNEYSYRFDGVKEIRGPNYSGHAGVVTVLKDDKFIVELYAEKRLYDIGMQFMTEAAIDDGFFRDLYLALGEQLSEGAWSLRIYHKPYVRWMWLGGILISLAGFMVVADKRYRRRKVKGAVA, from the coding sequence ATGATCCCAGAAATTGGTTATTTCTCGCTTGTACTGGCAATGGGTTTGAGCCTGTTGCTATGTATTTTTCCGTTATGGGGCGCTTACACCGGTAATCTTAGGTTAATGCGAGCTGCGCCTTCTTTGGCTGTTGGCCAGTGTCTTTTTGTCCTATTTTCTTTTGCAATTTTAATTTATGTTACGCTGACGGATGATTTTACCGTCGCGTATGTGGCACATCATTCGAGCACAACTTTACCTTGGTATTACAAGGTTACGTCGACTTGGGGTGGCCATGAAGGTGCGATTTTACTCTGGCTAGTAATGCAGTCGTCTTGGACTGCATTAGTTGCGCTTATGTCTAACTCTTTACCTTGGGTTTTACGTGCTCGCGTACTTGGCGTGCTGGGTTTCTTAGGTGTTGGCTTTATGCTTTATACCTTATGGATGTCGAGCCCATTTGAGCGATTACTGCCTTATTACCCAGTAGAAGGGCGTGATTTAAACCCGCTTCTTCAAGACCCGGGTATGATCATTCATCCGCCATTGCTTTATATGGGCTATGTGGGCCTATCTGTATCATTTGCGTTTGCTATAGCTGCATTACTAACTGGTAAGCTTGATAATACTTGGGCTAAATGGTCTCGCCCATGGACGATGGTTGCTTGGGGTTTCTTAACATTAGGTATCACAATCGGCAGTTGGTGGGCATATGCTGAGCTTGGCTGGGGCGGATGGTGGTTCTGGGATCCAGTTGAAAATGCTTCACTGATGCCATGGTTAGTTGCCACTGCGTTGCTTCACTCTTTAGCAGTGACTGAGAAACGCGGCGTGTTTAAATCTTGGACGGTATTACTTGCGATTACTGCGTTTAGTTTATGTTTGCTGGGTACCTTTATCGTTCGTTCAGGGATCATTGTCTCAGTGCATGCCTTCGCGACTGATCCAGACCGAGGACTATATATCCTGTCCTTCTTAGGTGTTGTGGTTGGCGGAAGCTTAGCGTTATACGCAATGCGCGTTTCAGAAGTTTACAGTGAGGGACGCTATAGGTTTGCTTCTCGAGAAGTGACTCTTTGGGCAAATAATATCTTTTTAGTGGTTGCAACCCTTATCGTATTATTGGGTACCTTGTTGCCTATGATCCATAAAGAGTTAGGCCTGGGCACCATTTCAATTGGTGTGCCGTTCTTTAATCAAATGTTCTCTATTTTGGTTGTGCCTTTCGCTTTATTACTAGGTATTGCACCTATGATGCGTTGGAAGCAAAACCAATTACCTCCTATGGTGAAAAAATGGGGAGGTATGTTGGTCTTAGCTCTGGCGCTGACGGCATTGTGGTTATTACCTAACTACGAATATGTTGCGCCAATGACGTTTATCGCAACGGCGCTTGCAGTTTGGATCACGCTAGGTACATTGCTAGATGTCTTTGAAAAGGCGTCGGCACAAGACAGTTTCGCTCATGGTTTAAAACGCTTAGGTTTAAGTTATTGGGCAATGGTGCTTGGCCATATTGGCATTGCATTTGTGATAGCCAGTGTGACACTCACATCAGCGTATTCAGTCGAACGATCAGTCAGTATGAAACCAGGTGACGTGGCACAGCTAAACGAATACAGCTATCGATTCGATGGTGTAAAGGAAATCCGTGGTCCTAATTACAGTGGTCATGCGGGTGTGGTAACAGTGTTGAAAGACGATAAATTCATCGTTGAGTTATATGCTGAAAAACGTCTATATGATATCGGCATGCAATTTATGACAGAAGCCGCGATTGATGATGGTTTCTTTAGAGATTTATATTTGGCGCTTGGTGAGCAACTAAGTGAAGGTGCGTGGTCATTACGTATTTATCACAAACCTTACGTTCGCTGGATGTGGTTAGGTGGTATTTTAATTTCACTTGCCGGCTTTATGGTTGTAGCAGATAAGCGTTACCGTAGAAGAAAAGTAAAAGGAGCTGTAGCATGA
- a CDS encoding redoxin family protein translates to MNKKLLGFIPFLIFIFLCVFLYQGLFGNPRELQTGRIGQTMPSFVLPDLMDGSKQWRDTDLKGDVYLLNVWGTWCPTCIAELGYLTELRERGVRIIGLYYEQAYDPDFGDEFDINALRNEVQNMLDRAGNPYQFNILDLDRTLALDLGVSGAPETFLVDANGTILLHHTGDINPRVWRAKFAPVMQELSE, encoded by the coding sequence ATGAATAAAAAGCTATTAGGATTTATTCCTTTTTTAATCTTTATCTTCTTGTGCGTTTTCTTATACCAAGGCCTGTTTGGTAACCCAAGAGAGTTACAAACTGGCCGTATAGGTCAAACGATGCCAAGCTTTGTTTTACCTGATTTAATGGATGGATCAAAACAGTGGCGTGATACAGACCTAAAAGGTGACGTATATTTACTGAATGTCTGGGGCACTTGGTGCCCGACCTGTATCGCTGAATTAGGCTATCTTACTGAGTTAAGAGAGCGCGGGGTGCGCATTATTGGTTTGTATTATGAGCAAGCTTATGACCCTGATTTTGGCGACGAGTTTGATATCAATGCACTGCGCAATGAAGTGCAGAATATGCTTGATAGAGCTGGCAACCCATATCAATTCAATATTTTAGACTTAGACCGCACACTGGCACTTGATTTAGGCGTCTCAGGTGCACCTGAAACTTTCCTTGTTGATGCCAATGGTACGATTTTATTGCACCACACAGGTGATATAAACCCTCGAGTTTGGCGTGCTAAGTTTGCACCTGTTATGCAGGAGTTATCAGAATGA
- a CDS encoding cytochrome c-type biogenesis protein, whose amino-acid sequence MRILTLLFLSILSFSAYSAQDEYEFANAERAATFKALTQELRCPKCQNQNIADSDAIVAKDLRDKVLVLVNEGKSKQEVIDYMIDRYGYFVHYQPPVTPATIVLWVLPVLIVIIGFGFIVFRQKKASKKQKWNAQDEEKLAQLIKQYQRQEHNS is encoded by the coding sequence ATGAGAATTTTAACTTTGTTATTTCTGAGCATTTTAAGCTTTTCAGCTTATAGTGCCCAAGATGAATATGAGTTTGCGAATGCTGAGCGTGCAGCAACCTTTAAAGCGTTGACGCAAGAGCTTCGTTGTCCAAAATGTCAAAACCAGAATATCGCTGATTCAGATGCCATTGTTGCAAAAGACTTACGTGACAAGGTACTTGTGTTAGTTAACGAAGGAAAATCAAAGCAAGAAGTCATTGATTACATGATCGATCGCTATGGATATTTTGTTCACTACCAGCCGCCGGTTACACCAGCGACCATTGTACTTTGGGTTTTACCGGTATTAATTGTGATCATTGGTTTTGGCTTTATTGTCTTTAGACAAAAGAAGGCGTCAAAGAAACAAAAGTGGAATGCGCAAGACGAAGAAAAACTCGCGCAACTGATCAAGCAGTATCAACGTCAGGAGCATAATTCATGA
- the ccmI gene encoding c-type cytochrome biogenesis protein CcmI, translating into MMQMWGMFALLSILAALFVVVPFLRREKVIAVDSDANAERIAIYQQRLDDLEQEFADKKIEQTAYNESIVELKRRLLNELSPEKQLNARGNNRIFALTGLAFLVAVSAVFYGFTGSQKQIEDWYTAIDRLPEFGERAVLQQGEPLSQNELQAFALGLRTKLAESGDDAVAWMLLGRVAMSLGDNDMAKQAFEKALVIQPDNNNVLVNFSQVLLIEGTEPSMNRAARMLSKVLQSDPSNMDAISLLALIAYERQDWEEAKAAFEVLQSSMTQDDPRYAMISERIHDIEHKINPDAHAHEENQAPAGASLTVSVSLNDSISSQLPDNATLFIFAKAHNGPPMPLAVNKLKQFQFPITVTLDDSMAMMPDLKLSNFEKVEITARVSSDEAVTVQAGDLEGQSDVIALDNAPSIVRIEISRVITSTGS; encoded by the coding sequence ATGATGCAAATGTGGGGCATGTTTGCTCTATTATCTATTCTTGCTGCCTTATTTGTTGTGGTGCCATTTTTACGACGTGAAAAGGTCATCGCGGTTGATTCTGATGCCAATGCAGAGCGTATTGCCATTTATCAACAGCGCCTAGATGATTTAGAGCAAGAGTTTGCGGATAAAAAAATTGAACAAACTGCGTACAACGAATCAATTGTTGAGTTAAAGCGCCGTCTGCTTAATGAGCTATCACCTGAGAAGCAACTTAATGCTCGAGGCAACAACCGCATATTCGCGCTAACCGGTTTGGCTTTTTTAGTCGCAGTGAGTGCCGTATTTTATGGCTTTACAGGCAGTCAAAAGCAAATAGAAGACTGGTACACTGCCATAGATAGGTTGCCAGAATTTGGTGAGCGTGCGGTTTTACAGCAAGGCGAACCACTGTCTCAAAATGAACTTCAAGCATTTGCTTTAGGTCTGCGCACAAAGCTGGCAGAAAGTGGCGATGATGCCGTTGCTTGGATGCTGTTAGGCCGTGTTGCTATGTCACTAGGTGATAATGATATGGCCAAGCAAGCTTTTGAGAAAGCACTGGTTATCCAGCCTGATAATAACAATGTATTGGTAAACTTCAGTCAGGTGTTATTAATTGAAGGTACAGAGCCAAGCATGAATCGCGCAGCGAGAATGCTATCTAAAGTTTTACAGTCTGATCCAAGTAATATGGATGCGATTTCGCTATTGGCATTAATTGCATATGAGCGTCAAGACTGGGAAGAAGCTAAAGCGGCATTTGAAGTACTGCAATCTTCTATGACACAAGATGACCCTCGCTATGCCATGATCTCAGAGCGTATTCATGATATTGAACATAAAATTAATCCTGATGCTCACGCACATGAAGAAAATCAAGCCCCTGCGGGCGCGTCGTTGACGGTATCTGTGTCGTTAAATGACTCTATCTCAAGTCAGTTACCAGACAATGCGACGCTGTTTATTTTTGCTAAAGCCCATAATGGCCCACCAATGCCATTGGCTGTGAACAAATTAAAACAATTTCAATTTCCGATTACTGTTACACTTGATGACAGCATGGCTATGATGCCTGATCTGAAGCTTTCTAATTTTGAAAAAGTTGAGATCACTGCCCGAGTTTCAAGTGATGAAGCTGTAACGGTGCAGGCGGGCGACTTAGAAGGTCAATCAGACGTGATAGCCCTAGATAATGCGCCGTCAATCGTGCGTATTGAGATCAGTCGTGTAATAACCAGCACAGGAAGCTAA
- a CDS encoding VacJ family lipoprotein gives MLKPILSAFAALILSGCATVAPEKVDERDPLQSINRTVYDFNMDVLDAYILKPVAEGYLAVTNDPVRKSVYAFTTNIAAPTDAVNALLQGKPKDTGINTARFLVNSTVGIFGLFDVATSLGLKHKDEDFGQTLGVWGVGDGAYLMLPGYGPSTARNITGDVVDNFVLPELALSTPQSLLVYAVRSIDLRASLLSQEKLLRESLDPYVFMKDIYFQRQLYELHDGNPPIKEEEVEDFDEDFLENL, from the coding sequence ATGTTAAAACCTATATTATCTGCGTTTGCTGCACTTATTTTATCTGGGTGTGCAACGGTTGCCCCAGAAAAAGTTGATGAGCGAGATCCGCTTCAAAGTATCAACAGAACTGTCTATGACTTCAATATGGATGTACTTGATGCATATATTTTGAAGCCTGTAGCTGAAGGGTATCTAGCCGTAACGAATGATCCGGTTAGAAAAAGTGTCTATGCGTTTACTACCAATATTGCAGCTCCCACTGATGCGGTTAACGCGTTATTGCAAGGAAAACCAAAAGATACGGGCATCAATACCGCGCGATTTTTGGTGAATTCAACGGTCGGTATTTTTGGTCTCTTTGATGTTGCAACCTCATTAGGTTTAAAGCATAAAGATGAAGACTTTGGTCAGACCTTAGGTGTATGGGGCGTTGGTGATGGCGCATATTTGATGTTGCCAGGCTATGGACCGTCTACCGCTAGAAACATCACAGGTGATGTGGTTGATAACTTTGTGTTGCCAGAGCTGGCTTTATCTACACCGCAAAGTTTATTAGTTTATGCAGTAAGATCGATAGATCTTAGAGCGAGCTTACTATCACAAGAAAAATTACTTCGTGAGTCACTTGACCCATATGTATTCATGAAAGATATCTACTTCCAGCGTCAACTTTACGAGCTGCATGATGGTAACCCACCAATCAAAGAAGAAGAAGTTGAAGATTTTGATGAAGACTTCTTAGAGAACCTTTAA